Proteins from a genomic interval of Oreochromis aureus strain Israel breed Guangdong linkage group 6, ZZ_aureus, whole genome shotgun sequence:
- the LOC120440727 gene encoding uncharacterized protein LOC120440727: MAGLHVFVVVLLGVVSCQNWIPGSEVIIHAGHNITLYCDCKLSSGVYIVWYRVCSRKNQPSLVLKLKYNSWGNNTSDLLNPLSHFQFVRNFSSESYDLMILNVTDSDEGLYYCGTEQQRLEDKEFIVPRFIYTYGNATTRIIIGSSKHHEPPQNCDLCWMLLVSLCPVFAGISSLFSSLLVYHLCRKRFNNSKEPEVDQIRPKTRRLTRINEDEDMCYAALEIRQASQRQKKKTQSSDFCTYSAINISKV, translated from the exons ATGGCTGGGCTGCATGTGTTTGTGGTTGTTCTCTTGG GAGTGGTCTCCTGTCAGAATTGGATTCCTGGGTCAGAAGTGATAATCCATGCAGGACACAATATCACCCTCTATTGTGACTGCAAATTATCCTCTGGAGTATATATAGTATGGTACAGGGTTTGTTCTCGTAAGAACCAGCCATCTCTTgttttaaaactgaaatataattCATGGGGAAATAACACATCTGACCTACTGAACCCCTTATCGCATTTTCAATTTGTGAGGAATTTTTCCTCTGAGTCCTATGACCTTATGATTTTAAACGTCACTGattctgatgaaggcctctactaCTGTGGAACAGAACAACAACGGCTGGAGGATAAAGAATTCATCGTGCCCAGATTTATTTACACATATGGCAATGCCACAACAAGAATCATAATAG GTTCCAGCAAACATCATGAACCTCCTCAGAACTGTGACCTATGTTGGATGCTGCTAGTCTCTCTTTGTCCAGTTTTTGCTGGCATCTCCTCACTCTTCTCCTCGCTTCTGGTTTATCACCTATGTAGGAAAAGATTTAATAACT ctaaAGAACCTGAAGTTGACCAGATACGTCCTAAAACAAGACGTCTAACAAGAATAAATGAG GATGAAGATATGTGTTACGCTGCCCTGGAAATCCGTCAGGCATCGCAGaggcaaaagaagaaaacacagagtTCTGACTTCTGCACATATTCTGCTATCAATATTTCTAAGGTGTAG